One Candidatus Flexicrinis proximus DNA window includes the following coding sequences:
- a CDS encoding LysM peptidoglycan-binding domain-containing protein, translated as MRRFFRVGMFLAAAFSLFAGTNAQSGNLLQNPSFETPGNFNIILDSTEEGTIFGVPPSWDGWIATSPRVETWMNLVPDGYPHTGLFKFDGGRSLSISRGFATFTTAVFQRVSVAAGTNVKGSARGFMERGSTPPPGAQFRVGIDPTGGSNPLNPAVVWSPWVASPNSWVQATVEATSASGAVTLILYSTQTSPSNPNAIYWDDAILEVGGSGGAAASGTPGSANVLPTPAFAPFVQPQGTRPDGSIVHIVISGDTLDAIAVAYGTTRDALLELNPDINRNFLQLGQEVIVKPPGTVPVAVSGTPATAVVQVSGTLSVTRTSQTPAATARVTATVVAGETGAATLSGVLQTPTVLTLGTPTVDASATPEPTVTMTPSPEPSPTDLPPAPVTQVAQVPEPSPDVTALCVWMFADVNQNRIQEGDEVSLAGGNIEIRQGETVVREVTTIASDTPECFFDIAPGDYSASGIAPGGYGITTSAVLSLRVQQNVRTNVRFGAAEGVTSIIPPTEVAQVATVVVPVEQTQEMESESLLQMSGLLLVGLAGVVILGGIGLALFIRGR; from the coding sequence ATGAGACGATTCTTCCGGGTAGGCATGTTTCTGGCAGCGGCATTTTCCCTTTTTGCGGGGACAAATGCTCAATCTGGAAATCTGCTTCAAAACCCGAGCTTTGAAACTCCTGGCAATTTCAACATCATCCTCGACAGTACAGAAGAGGGTACGATCTTTGGCGTGCCGCCTTCCTGGGACGGCTGGATCGCCACTTCACCGCGCGTGGAGACCTGGATGAATTTGGTCCCTGATGGCTACCCGCACACGGGGCTGTTCAAGTTCGACGGAGGGAGATCCTTAAGCATTTCGCGTGGATTTGCCACTTTTACGACTGCCGTTTTTCAGCGCGTGTCGGTTGCCGCCGGCACAAATGTCAAAGGCAGCGCGCGCGGCTTCATGGAGCGGGGAAGTACGCCCCCGCCAGGCGCCCAATTCCGGGTAGGAATTGACCCTACCGGAGGCTCAAATCCACTCAATCCCGCCGTTGTCTGGTCACCGTGGGTCGCCTCGCCCAATAGTTGGGTTCAGGCAACGGTAGAGGCGACGTCTGCCAGCGGTGCAGTAACCTTAATCCTGTATTCCACCCAGACCTCTCCGAGTAATCCCAATGCAATCTACTGGGACGATGCGATCCTGGAGGTAGGCGGTAGTGGCGGCGCTGCGGCATCGGGTACACCGGGCAGCGCGAATGTGCTGCCGACGCCAGCCTTTGCGCCGTTTGTTCAGCCGCAAGGCACGCGCCCGGACGGTTCGATCGTTCACATCGTGATATCCGGAGACACGCTGGACGCCATCGCCGTAGCGTACGGGACGACCCGGGACGCGCTACTTGAGCTGAACCCGGATATCAACCGGAACTTCCTCCAGCTCGGTCAGGAAGTCATTGTCAAACCGCCGGGAACAGTGCCAGTAGCAGTGTCAGGAACGCCTGCGACGGCGGTTGTTCAGGTGTCCGGGACTCTGTCGGTAACTAGGACATCGCAGACCCCTGCGGCGACTGCCAGGGTGACCGCAACAGTTGTGGCGGGTGAGACCGGTGCCGCGACGCTTTCGGGCGTGTTACAAACTCCTACAGTGTTGACTCTGGGAACACCGACCGTAGACGCCAGCGCTACTCCGGAACCGACTGTCACCATGACACCGTCGCCTGAGCCATCTCCGACCGACTTGCCGCCTGCGCCCGTAACACAGGTTGCACAGGTGCCGGAACCATCCCCTGACGTCACTGCGCTCTGTGTTTGGATGTTCGCAGACGTCAACCAAAACCGTATTCAAGAAGGCGACGAAGTCAGTCTGGCGGGCGGGAACATCGAGATTCGCCAGGGCGAAACAGTCGTGAGAGAAGTAACTACGATCGCATCTGACACCCCGGAATGCTTTTTCGATATAGCACCCGGTGACTATTCCGCATCCGGAATCGCGCCGGGTGGATATGGCATAACGACCTCAGCGGTACTCAGTCTTCGAGTTCAGCAGAATGTGCGCACCAACGTGCGTTTTGGCGCAGCGGAGGGTGTCACATCGATTATTCCGCCGACTGAAGTAGCGCAGGTTGCCACCGTAGTCGTTCCCGTCGAGCAGACGCAGGAGATGGAGTCCGAATCACTTCTGCAAATGAGTGGACTGCTGCTCGTTGGCCTGGCTGGCGTTGTAATCTTGGGCGGTATCGGCTTGGCGCTGTTCATCCGGGGGCGTTAA
- a CDS encoding SH3 domain-containing protein: protein MRKFTTLLALVLVLALGIGATTASAQTATATVVYATALNVRTAPNTSAGVLAVLGTGMTYTVTGRLADNSWWEIQMYPAGLIGWVSGQYVTITNAHVVPVKAAPGATAAGVGTATITAFFLNARAIPNPYSGAILTTLPRGYVLTAIGKTSSTPTWYNVRLADGSTGWINGNYANIANSTLVPVTYTEPGPIGTPIPAPAFGTVYNVYFLNVRSTPNPYIMNVLTVIARNQTYQVLGKNTAGTWYQINVNGIIGWVNGNYLSVTNAHTVPVTF from the coding sequence ATGCGTAAGTTCACCACCCTGCTCGCACTCGTACTGGTCTTGGCACTTGGTATAGGCGCCACCACTGCATCAGCACAGACTGCTACTGCCACGGTCGTCTACGCGACCGCCCTCAACGTTCGCACCGCGCCGAACACGTCCGCCGGGGTTCTTGCAGTACTCGGCACTGGTATGACCTACACGGTCACAGGACGTCTCGCTGACAACTCGTGGTGGGAAATCCAAATGTATCCCGCCGGTCTGATTGGCTGGGTGTCCGGCCAGTATGTGACCATTACGAATGCCCACGTAGTTCCAGTTAAGGCTGCTCCGGGCGCAACCGCAGCGGGCGTTGGCACTGCGACGATCACCGCATTCTTCCTGAATGCGCGGGCGATCCCGAATCCCTACTCGGGCGCTATCCTGACCACCCTGCCCCGCGGATACGTCCTGACCGCGATCGGCAAGACCAGCAGCACGCCTACCTGGTATAACGTGCGGCTTGCGGACGGCTCGACCGGTTGGATCAATGGCAATTATGCGAATATCGCCAATTCGACACTGGTCCCGGTGACCTATACCGAGCCGGGTCCGATCGGAACACCGATCCCGGCGCCTGCGTTCGGAACGGTCTACAACGTCTACTTCCTGAATGTCCGCAGCACGCCGAATCCCTATATCATGAACGTGCTCACGGTGATCGCCCGTAACCAGACGTACCAGGTCCTAGGCAAGAACACAGCCGGGACATGGTATCAGATCAACGTAAACGGCATCATTGGCTGGGTGAACGGCAATTACCTCTCGGTCACCAATGCTCATACGGTGCCCGTCACCTTCTAA
- the fbp gene encoding class 1 fructose-bisphosphatase, with product MTSIMTIERFILHQQANFPDATGAMTNLLYDIALAAKIIARETTRFGLGDIMGSSDTANVHGERQQKLDLFADEAIRKICDHTGRLCAMASEEHEDIIEIPANFGRGKYVLLYDPLDGSSNIDVNVSVGTIFAIHRKVSGGELGTIDDVLQPGRSLAAAGYVIYGSSTMLVYTTGQGVHGFTLDNSLGEFLLSHPDMTMPKTPVYYSANHGREKFWTPGVQRFIKHLQGLHSEGSDPLSHRYIGSLVSDFHRNLMRGGVFVYPGELGGGAKPHGKLRLMYEGQAMAFIAEQAGGRASDGIGDILDIVPHTLHQKTPCFIGDSALVALAEDYIAQYDQEWLRAFTPYREQPRAGPA from the coding sequence ATGACCAGCATAATGACGATTGAGCGGTTTATTCTGCATCAACAGGCGAACTTCCCGGATGCAACAGGAGCAATGACTAACCTGCTGTACGACATCGCCCTGGCCGCCAAAATAATCGCCCGGGAAACCACTCGTTTTGGTCTGGGCGATATCATGGGAAGCAGCGACACCGCTAACGTCCATGGCGAACGCCAGCAGAAACTCGATCTGTTTGCCGACGAAGCAATCCGGAAGATCTGCGATCACACCGGGCGCCTCTGCGCCATGGCTTCCGAAGAACACGAAGACATCATCGAGATTCCGGCGAATTTTGGGCGCGGCAAGTATGTCCTTCTATATGATCCGCTTGATGGTTCATCGAACATCGACGTCAATGTCTCCGTAGGAACGATCTTTGCCATCCATCGCAAGGTTTCTGGCGGCGAACTGGGCACCATCGACGATGTACTCCAACCGGGCCGCTCCCTTGCCGCCGCCGGCTACGTGATCTATGGGTCGAGCACGATGCTCGTGTACACGACTGGACAGGGAGTCCATGGGTTTACGCTAGATAACAGTCTAGGGGAGTTTCTTCTCAGTCATCCAGATATGACGATGCCAAAGACTCCGGTATATTACAGCGCCAACCATGGCCGGGAGAAATTCTGGACGCCGGGGGTCCAGCGCTTTATCAAGCATTTACAGGGACTTCACAGCGAGGGAAGTGATCCGCTTTCGCATCGCTACATAGGATCTCTCGTCTCGGACTTCCACCGAAATCTGATGCGCGGCGGCGTGTTTGTATATCCAGGGGAACTGGGCGGCGGCGCAAAACCTCACGGCAAACTCCGCCTGATGTATGAGGGGCAGGCCATGGCCTTTATTGCCGAACAGGCCGGCGGCCGAGCCTCCGACGGGATCGGCGATATTCTCGACATTGTGCCCCACACGCTGCATCAGAAGACCCCATGCTTCATCGGCGATTCCGCCCTGGTGGCCCTGGCCGAGGATTATATCGCTCAATATGATCAGGAATGGCTGCGGGCTTTCACGCCTTACCGTGAGCAGCCGAGGGCAGGTCCGGCCTGA
- a CDS encoding O-antigen ligase family protein, with protein MTPYTRTREAFTDWITGLNGRTLAAAAGLVIGLAAAGLALSLVIVGPLYTAAAVIGGLAALFVLTSIQAALYGIVAIMTLLPFGTMPFSIGFTPTLIDVMIAAFLLIYVLQWMIGQRNEFRTTPVHGLLAIYILWIVACFALGLRYAAPTSLILRQFAETLLILLLVFVLVDLLRDTAVLRRLVLVMIVCVGIQAVVAIVFYRLPDPTTERLLRALKRIGYPGSNIIRYIEQNPDLPERAIGTWVDPNTLGGALAIAATMIAPQVFARRPVLRFRGLTFAVLGSVTLALYLTYSRTSMLALGVGLAVIAFLRYRRFIPLMIMLTGMILLLPQAQDYLERFLDAFRGGDLATQMRLGEYSDAARLISQYPVFGIGFTGSPSIDLYSSVASMYLIMANQIGLVGVGLYGIVMFATLVYGYRAWRVARQTPELDAIHLGFHAALIAALVNGIGDLYYFRIDFQAAILLFWLTVSLALASSTIALRSVNNNSPR; from the coding sequence ATGACGCCCTATACCCGGACTCGGGAAGCCTTTACGGATTGGATTACCGGACTCAATGGCCGCACCCTGGCTGCTGCTGCTGGCCTTGTGATTGGGCTTGCCGCGGCAGGGCTTGCGCTGTCGCTCGTCATCGTCGGGCCGCTCTATACAGCTGCAGCCGTAATTGGAGGGCTCGCAGCGCTGTTTGTCCTTACCAGTATCCAAGCCGCGCTTTACGGTATCGTCGCCATTATGACGCTCTTGCCGTTTGGGACAATGCCCTTCAGTATCGGATTCACCCCCACGCTGATTGACGTGATGATTGCGGCCTTTCTCCTGATTTACGTGCTGCAGTGGATGATCGGTCAGCGAAACGAGTTCCGTACCACTCCCGTGCACGGACTGCTGGCGATCTACATTCTGTGGATTGTGGCCTGTTTCGCACTCGGGCTGCGTTATGCCGCGCCAACTTCGCTCATTCTTCGCCAATTCGCGGAAACCCTGTTGATCCTGCTGCTCGTCTTCGTACTCGTGGATCTCTTGCGAGACACGGCAGTTCTCCGTCGCCTTGTCCTGGTGATGATCGTTTGTGTCGGCATACAGGCTGTGGTGGCCATCGTCTTTTACCGACTTCCCGATCCAACAACGGAACGGCTGCTTCGCGCACTAAAGCGCATCGGATATCCGGGCAGCAATATTATCCGATACATTGAGCAGAATCCGGATTTGCCAGAACGAGCGATTGGCACATGGGTCGATCCCAATACGCTTGGCGGGGCATTGGCGATTGCGGCGACCATGATTGCTCCCCAGGTCTTTGCGCGCAGACCAGTTCTGCGCTTCCGTGGGCTGACCTTTGCCGTGCTCGGCAGTGTCACACTGGCGCTTTACCTGACCTATTCGCGGACCTCGATGTTGGCCCTCGGCGTCGGACTTGCGGTGATTGCGTTCCTGCGCTACCGCCGATTTATTCCCCTCATGATTATGCTGACCGGTATGATCTTGTTGCTTCCCCAGGCACAGGACTACCTTGAACGGTTTCTCGATGCGTTTCGTGGCGGAGACTTGGCTACGCAGATGCGGTTGGGTGAGTACTCGGATGCGGCACGGCTGATAAGCCAGTATCCGGTCTTTGGGATTGGTTTCACCGGTTCTCCCAGCATCGACCTCTATTCGAGCGTTGCCAGCATGTACCTGATTATGGCTAACCAGATTGGCCTGGTGGGAGTCGGCCTGTATGGCATTGTGATGTTCGCGACACTAGTTTACGGGTATCGGGCGTGGCGTGTCGCACGACAAACCCCGGAGCTGGATGCGATACACCTCGGTTTTCATGCTGCCCTCATCGCCGCGCTGGTCAACGGAATCGGCGATCTCTACTATTTCCGGATCGACTTTCAGGCTGCGATCCTGTTGTTCTGGCTAACAGTATCGCTTGCGCTGGCCTCCTCAACGATCGCGCTGCGTTCAGTCAATAACAATAGTCCCCGGTAG
- a CDS encoding sugar phosphate isomerase/epimerase, with the protein MNPIALQTVLLPGVTLDEKLAAARAVGADGVELQVSPEFYAQLPELTRGLARHGLRAAALRVGPTRLIHPEYGERERALVEMRHALAASADLNAAGVVFYGHYASHSVLPDLHPYKSPVELEAELLVTELRATLCDLAYALGANLLLAHADSSTSALLRSPQHAAVIRAKLDNHPHIFVATSTSHLDAEHIDVTQSLATPGLGYFAVTDMNGRLPGQGSRDWQMLGAAIQTSSYEGWLTIEGHSPEGLDALKAAVQVLREALAQKPPD; encoded by the coding sequence GTGAACCCTATTGCACTTCAAACGGTGCTGCTACCCGGAGTCACCCTCGATGAGAAGTTGGCAGCAGCCCGTGCCGTCGGCGCGGATGGGGTCGAGCTGCAGGTCAGCCCCGAGTTTTATGCCCAGTTACCCGAGCTAACCCGCGGGTTGGCGCGCCACGGACTGCGGGCAGCCGCGCTGCGCGTCGGCCCCACCCGCTTGATCCATCCCGAATACGGCGAGCGCGAAAGAGCACTGGTTGAGATGCGGCATGCCCTGGCGGCATCTGCAGACCTGAATGCGGCCGGGGTTGTGTTTTACGGGCACTATGCCTCCCATTCAGTATTGCCCGACCTGCATCCATACAAGTCGCCGGTTGAACTGGAAGCCGAACTCCTGGTCACCGAGCTCCGCGCGACACTGTGCGATCTCGCCTACGCATTAGGGGCGAACCTGCTGCTGGCCCATGCCGACAGCTCCACGTCAGCGCTGCTCCGCAGTCCTCAGCACGCGGCTGTCATCCGGGCGAAACTCGACAATCATCCGCACATTTTCGTGGCAACCAGTACCAGCCATCTGGACGCCGAACACATAGACGTCACCCAGAGTCTTGCAACTCCAGGACTCGGTTACTTCGCAGTCACGGATATGAACGGCAGGCTCCCGGGCCAAGGATCACGCGACTGGCAAATGTTAGGTGCCGCCATACAGACGAGCAGCTATGAAGGTTGGCTAACGATTGAAGGGCACTCACCAGAAGGTCTGGACGCGCTGAAAGCGGCGGTGCAGGTTCTTCGCGAAGCACTTGCACAGAAACCCCCCGACTAA
- a CDS encoding MaoC family dehydratase: MAGKYFDELEVGAIIRHELGRTLTEFDNVLFSSLTLNTQPLHINADFAAKTEFGRPLVNGLFTLGLAVGISVSDLTAGTIVANLGYENIRHPKPMFAGDTLYVETEVIARRESKSRPDAGIVTLKHTGRNQHGETTIEVTRSALFLKKPAEGQ; encoded by the coding sequence ATGGCCGGGAAGTACTTCGATGAACTAGAAGTCGGCGCGATCATCAGGCATGAGCTTGGCCGTACTCTCACGGAGTTCGATAACGTGCTATTCAGCAGCCTGACCCTGAACACTCAGCCGCTTCACATCAACGCAGATTTCGCAGCAAAGACCGAGTTCGGAAGACCGCTGGTGAATGGCTTATTCACTTTAGGTTTAGCAGTGGGTATCAGTGTCAGCGATCTCACGGCAGGTACGATCGTCGCAAACCTTGGCTATGAGAACATCAGGCATCCAAAACCGATGTTTGCCGGGGATACTCTGTATGTGGAAACTGAGGTCATCGCCAGGCGTGAGAGCAAGAGCCGGCCAGATGCCGGCATCGTCACCCTGAAACATACGGGGCGTAACCAGCACGGTGAAACCACAATTGAGGTCACACGCAGTGCCTTGTTTCTCAAGAAACCAGCCGAGGGACAATAA
- the recG gene encoding ATP-dependent DNA helicase RecG — protein MPSAIETLVKILKLEKQQGASNRAVVGGLGAFSANWAMQAYEQARRPEQKRLVDELASLMRGYDGMENKAERMNMVNYMLDRVTGRIQPPSERSAFEDIAKAESPTPARPPRRDADRPPREPRRDADRVQRQPLPPGETDAVQPENSESPAAEISDESSGEANEQLQESNRGVRDDRASQPREARRDQDRRERPPRDSRPEQSERPTRSRPSRSEQGERRDKGAERPAREGQGERRETRGTQGERPQQGRSGGQSQARGGKPGGRPDQRRQQSRAQDGDEDGDSVIESGEVNFDTSDQFEVTHTGKLDIPTEVRLARPPRSPRPVIDPEAAADNLRGLSAPVSDMRGVGPKMVETLAKLNIYTIKDLLYFLPRRYDDYTKLTPLGRLRPYQETTVIATVRRSELRVTRGGRKDLAVEFDDGTGMLSVTFFGQHYLVRTFQPGAQFVLHGQVGAYQGRPQLANPEWEQIDPENLRQVGIVPVYPLTEGLTAKTMRRMMRETVSYWAEKLPDYMPESVLERAELADLDWTIRNLHFPEGHDHLHHAQNRWVFDQLLMLQMSILANRREWQSVPGTPLPVNDGYLDAFQDAVFPYPLTSAQLRAVDDIRRDVAKSVPMNRLLQGDVGAGKTAVALSSMAMAFVNGKQSVLMAPTSILAEQHYRSLTRLLAQTPGDRQPVVALLTGAVSPAERRDVIAGIGDGSIDMVVGTHAVIEDNVEFQSLALVVIDEQHRFGVQQRGLLRGKGTNPHVLVMTATPIPRTLALTLFADLDLSVLDEMPPGRTPIATRVVLPVERERMHRFVEEQLQKGRQAFIIHPLVEASDTIEAASAVEAFERLSKVFFRHRVGLLHGKMRPAEKDDAMVAFSEGATDVLVTTSVAEVGVDVPNASVIIIEGANRFGLAQLHQFRGRVGRGQHQSYCFLVPDQITPESEKRLRVLVETNDGFMLAEEDWKQRGAGDLVGTRQSGRNKLQLLEMMMPTLVETAQREARTLFAEDPALTLPEHRLLAQRVTMAHPQSDVS, from the coding sequence ATGCCATCTGCGATTGAAACATTGGTCAAAATCCTAAAGCTGGAAAAGCAGCAGGGCGCGAGCAACCGTGCGGTTGTTGGCGGCCTGGGTGCCTTTAGCGCAAATTGGGCCATGCAAGCCTATGAGCAGGCGCGCAGGCCCGAGCAGAAGCGCCTGGTCGACGAGCTCGCATCGCTCATGCGTGGCTACGATGGAATGGAAAACAAAGCCGAGCGCATGAACATGGTCAACTACATGCTTGACCGTGTCACGGGACGGATTCAACCGCCGTCTGAGCGCTCCGCGTTCGAAGACATTGCGAAGGCAGAATCGCCGACGCCAGCACGTCCGCCACGGCGTGATGCAGACCGCCCCCCGCGTGAGCCGCGGCGCGACGCCGATCGTGTTCAACGCCAGCCGCTGCCGCCCGGTGAAACGGACGCCGTCCAGCCTGAGAATTCCGAGTCGCCTGCAGCAGAGATTAGCGATGAGTCTTCAGGTGAGGCGAACGAGCAGTTGCAGGAGAGCAACCGCGGCGTGCGTGATGATCGGGCCAGTCAACCGCGTGAGGCGCGCCGCGATCAGGATCGCCGTGAGCGTCCTCCTCGCGATTCACGCCCTGAACAGTCCGAGCGGCCAACCAGATCACGACCGAGCCGCTCCGAACAAGGCGAACGGCGGGATAAGGGTGCAGAGCGTCCAGCTCGTGAAGGTCAGGGAGAACGGCGTGAAACTCGCGGAACTCAGGGGGAACGTCCGCAGCAGGGCCGTTCTGGGGGACAGTCTCAGGCCCGAGGAGGTAAACCCGGTGGTCGCCCTGATCAGCGCAGACAGCAGTCCCGCGCACAGGATGGCGACGAGGATGGCGATTCGGTCATTGAGTCAGGTGAAGTCAACTTCGACACCAGTGACCAGTTTGAAGTTACGCATACGGGAAAGTTGGATATCCCGACAGAAGTGCGCCTTGCGAGGCCGCCAAGAAGCCCTCGTCCAGTCATCGATCCGGAGGCGGCGGCGGACAATTTACGCGGGCTTTCAGCGCCTGTCAGTGATATGCGTGGCGTTGGCCCCAAAATGGTCGAGACGCTGGCTAAGCTGAACATCTACACCATCAAGGATCTACTATATTTTCTCCCTCGCCGATACGACGACTACACCAAGCTGACTCCCCTTGGCCGGCTGAGGCCGTATCAGGAAACCACGGTGATTGCGACTGTGCGCCGGAGCGAGCTTCGTGTGACTCGGGGTGGCCGGAAGGATCTGGCGGTCGAGTTTGATGATGGGACCGGAATGCTCAGTGTGACATTCTTTGGGCAGCACTATCTGGTACGGACGTTTCAGCCCGGCGCGCAGTTCGTGCTGCACGGTCAGGTCGGCGCATATCAAGGGCGCCCTCAGCTCGCAAACCCGGAATGGGAACAGATCGATCCAGAGAACCTGCGCCAGGTCGGAATTGTCCCGGTTTACCCGTTGACTGAGGGGTTGACCGCCAAGACCATGCGCCGGATGATGCGCGAGACGGTAAGTTATTGGGCGGAAAAACTGCCCGATTACATGCCGGAGTCGGTCCTCGAACGTGCGGAACTGGCCGATCTGGACTGGACAATTCGCAACCTACACTTTCCTGAGGGTCATGACCATCTGCATCACGCGCAAAACCGGTGGGTCTTCGACCAATTGCTCATGCTGCAAATGTCGATTCTGGCCAACCGGCGCGAATGGCAGAGTGTTCCGGGTACTCCCCTTCCAGTCAATGACGGCTATCTTGACGCCTTTCAGGACGCGGTTTTCCCCTATCCACTCACATCAGCACAACTCCGCGCCGTCGACGATATCCGGCGCGACGTGGCTAAAAGCGTCCCGATGAACCGGCTGCTTCAAGGCGACGTCGGTGCTGGAAAAACCGCTGTAGCCCTGTCGTCGATGGCTATGGCGTTTGTGAACGGCAAACAGTCGGTCCTCATGGCCCCGACCAGCATCCTGGCCGAGCAGCATTACCGCAGCCTCACCCGCCTGCTGGCGCAAACCCCGGGTGACCGTCAGCCGGTTGTTGCGCTCCTCACGGGTGCTGTGTCGCCCGCTGAAAGACGCGATGTCATTGCGGGCATTGGCGACGGTTCAATCGATATGGTGGTCGGCACCCATGCCGTGATCGAGGACAATGTCGAGTTCCAATCGCTGGCCCTGGTTGTCATCGATGAACAGCACCGCTTCGGCGTGCAACAGCGCGGATTACTGAGAGGCAAAGGTACAAACCCACACGTACTGGTGATGACTGCCACACCTATCCCCCGAACGCTGGCGCTGACGCTCTTTGCCGACCTCGACCTCAGTGTGCTGGACGAAATGCCCCCAGGCCGTACGCCGATCGCCACGCGGGTCGTACTTCCCGTCGAGCGCGAAAGAATGCACCGATTTGTGGAAGAGCAGCTGCAGAAGGGCAGGCAGGCCTTCATAATTCATCCACTCGTCGAAGCCTCCGATACTATTGAGGCAGCGTCTGCCGTCGAGGCATTCGAGCGCCTGAGCAAGGTCTTCTTCAGGCATCGAGTTGGGCTTCTCCACGGAAAGATGCGGCCTGCCGAAAAAGACGACGCGATGGTTGCGTTTAGCGAAGGCGCCACAGATGTGCTCGTCACCACGTCGGTCGCAGAAGTCGGCGTCGACGTCCCCAATGCATCGGTGATCATCATCGAGGGCGCAAACCGGTTTGGTTTGGCGCAGTTGCACCAATTCCGGGGGCGTGTTGGCCGCGGCCAGCACCAGAGTTACTGCTTCCTGGTTCCGGATCAGATTACCCCGGAATCGGAAAAACGGTTGCGAGTGCTGGTGGAAACCAACGACGGGTTCATGCTGGCGGAAGAAGACTGGAAGCAGCGCGGTGCGGGAGATCTAGTGGGTACCCGACAAAGCGGGCGCAACAAACTGCAGCTGCTTGAAATGATGATGCCCACCCTCGTGGAAACCGCACAGCGCGAAGCGCGCACGCTGTTCGCTGAGGATCCGGCATTGACCTTGCCTGAACACCGACTTCTGGCTCAGCGCGTAACCATGGCACACCCGCAAAGTGACGTGAGTTAG
- the coaD gene encoding pantetheine-phosphate adenylyltransferase, whose product MTRIAVYPGSFDPIHNGHIDVAMRAAKIFDKVIIAAYDLPKKRLLFTVDERVSLAKQAVAHIPNAEVAKYSGLLVNYAAEVGAMAIVRGLRVFSDFEFEFRMGLANKKLAPQIETVSIMTDERHLHISSSTIREIAELGGDVSMMVPDFVDEVLKRRFAELNASQSSPGYNISIRD is encoded by the coding sequence ATGACTCGAATCGCTGTATACCCTGGCTCGTTCGACCCAATTCACAACGGGCACATCGACGTTGCCATGCGCGCGGCGAAAATATTCGACAAAGTCATTATTGCCGCTTATGATTTACCGAAGAAGCGCTTGCTGTTCACTGTCGATGAACGGGTTTCGCTTGCGAAGCAGGCTGTTGCACATATCCCAAACGCAGAAGTTGCGAAATATTCTGGCCTGCTAGTAAACTATGCAGCAGAAGTGGGTGCGATGGCAATTGTACGTGGACTCCGCGTGTTCTCGGATTTCGAGTTCGAGTTTCGAATGGGTCTGGCGAACAAGAAACTCGCGCCGCAGATTGAGACGGTCTCCATCATGACCGATGAGCGACATCTTCATATCAGTTCGAGTACAATCCGCGAGATTGCCGAACTTGGTGGTGATGTTTCGATGATGGTGCCGGATTTCGTGGACGAGGTACTTAAGCGGCGATTCGCGGAGCTGAACGCAAGCCAATCTAGCCCGGGCTATAACATCAGCATCCGTGATTAG